One stretch of Akkermansia sp. RCC_12PD DNA includes these proteins:
- the hemW gene encoding radical SAM family heme chaperone HemW has product MHLYVHIPFCHRICPYCAFFKHTPASTDMKLFIRALAREAEARAAALSTRRGGEASTLYFGGGTPSMLSDTHLGNLMESLDRLIPVDSLDEFSFEANPATFTEKKVRFWRSLGMNRVSLGVQSLDARILRLLGREHTPEQALRSVDMLNNAGMPHVNMDLMFAIPGQSLSVWENTLKEAVRAGTDHISAYNLTYEEDTEFFRSLSRGEKIQDPDEDAAYFELAENILEAAGMRHYETSNYAREGARSPHNMAYWKGEDYVGIGPGAVSTIDGVRYSNTRNTETYIRTTLENGLPESEREPVTAEDYRLERIALMLRTDEGLPLKYLLPEALPLLERYRSLELADVSAEQCLILKGRGRLLVDAIAAELC; this is encoded by the coding sequence GTGCATCTTTACGTCCACATTCCCTTCTGCCACCGCATTTGCCCGTACTGTGCGTTTTTCAAGCACACGCCGGCTTCCACGGACATGAAGCTCTTCATCCGTGCGCTGGCGCGGGAGGCGGAAGCCCGCGCCGCAGCGCTGTCAACCAGGCGCGGCGGCGAGGCTTCCACGCTCTACTTCGGAGGAGGGACGCCCTCCATGCTGTCGGACACGCATCTGGGGAACCTCATGGAATCCCTGGATAGGCTGATCCCCGTGGACAGCCTGGACGAATTCTCCTTTGAAGCCAATCCGGCCACCTTTACGGAAAAAAAAGTCCGCTTCTGGCGCAGCCTGGGCATGAACCGCGTTTCCCTGGGCGTTCAATCCCTGGACGCCCGCATCCTGCGCCTGCTGGGCCGGGAACACACGCCGGAACAGGCCCTCCGCTCCGTGGACATGCTCAACAACGCCGGAATGCCCCACGTCAACATGGACCTTATGTTCGCCATTCCGGGGCAAAGCCTCTCCGTCTGGGAAAATACGCTAAAGGAAGCCGTTCGGGCCGGAACGGACCACATCTCCGCCTACAACCTCACCTATGAGGAAGATACGGAATTCTTCCGCAGCCTGTCCCGCGGAGAAAAAATCCAGGACCCGGACGAGGACGCGGCCTACTTTGAACTGGCGGAAAACATTCTGGAAGCCGCGGGAATGCGGCATTATGAAACCTCCAATTACGCCAGGGAAGGCGCGCGGTCTCCGCATAACATGGCCTACTGGAAGGGGGAGGACTATGTAGGCATCGGCCCCGGCGCGGTCAGCACCATCGACGGCGTGCGCTACTCCAACACACGGAACACGGAAACCTACATCCGCACCACACTGGAAAACGGCCTGCCGGAATCCGAACGGGAACCCGTCACTGCGGAAGACTACCGCCTGGAGCGCATCGCCCTGATGCTCCGTACGGACGAAGGGCTTCCTTTGAAATACCTTCTGCCGGAAGCCCTGCCCCTGCTGGAACGTTACCGTTCTCTGGAACTGGCGGACGTCTCCGCGGAACAATGCCTCATCCTGAAAGGCCGCGGCCGCCTGCTGGTGGACGCCATCGCCGCGGAATTGTGCTGA
- the serS gene encoding serine--tRNA ligase → MLDIRVIRENPEEVKARLKPRSGDAWKLVDDVLACDEARRNAETEKQTLQSERNATSKQIGMLKKKGEDTSSMEARVREIGERIRELDLAAEESSAQLASLLMNIPNLPHAECPVGADETANPEIKVWGEKPAIDNPKDHVELAAGLGMISFEDGTRITGSGFVVYRGAGARLERALINFLLNTQTVENGYQEVGVPFIVKRECMEGTGQLPKFEEDMYGTEDQQMFLIPTAEVPVTNLYRDTILQESDLPVKMAAYTPCFRREAGSAGRINRGMIRIHQFDKVELVQILKPEDSFRELEVLRSHAESILQKLGLHYRVIELCTGDLGFSSAKTYDIEVWAPGQGQYLEVSSCSCFTDYQARRMRLRYKDADGKNQFCHTLNGSGTALPRLYVALLETYQQPDGSIRIPEALVPYFGADCIRPEQP, encoded by the coding sequence ATGCTCGATATCCGTGTAATACGAGAAAATCCGGAGGAAGTGAAAGCGCGCCTGAAGCCCCGCAGCGGCGACGCGTGGAAACTTGTCGATGACGTTTTGGCCTGCGACGAAGCGCGCCGTAATGCAGAAACGGAAAAACAGACTTTGCAATCCGAGCGCAATGCCACCTCCAAGCAGATCGGCATGCTCAAAAAGAAGGGGGAAGACACTTCCTCCATGGAAGCGCGCGTGCGCGAAATCGGAGAACGCATCCGGGAATTGGACTTGGCGGCGGAAGAAAGTTCCGCTCAGCTAGCTTCCCTGCTGATGAACATTCCCAACCTGCCGCACGCGGAATGCCCCGTTGGGGCGGATGAAACGGCCAATCCGGAAATCAAGGTGTGGGGTGAAAAGCCCGCCATTGACAACCCGAAGGACCATGTGGAACTGGCCGCCGGGCTGGGGATGATCTCTTTTGAGGACGGCACGCGCATTACGGGCTCCGGCTTTGTGGTGTACCGCGGCGCGGGCGCCCGTCTGGAACGCGCCCTGATCAACTTCCTGCTGAATACGCAGACGGTGGAGAACGGTTACCAGGAAGTAGGCGTTCCCTTCATCGTCAAGCGCGAGTGCATGGAAGGCACGGGCCAGCTTCCCAAGTTCGAGGAAGACATGTACGGGACGGAAGACCAGCAGATGTTCCTGATCCCCACGGCGGAAGTCCCCGTGACCAACCTGTACCGGGACACCATTCTCCAGGAGAGCGACCTGCCCGTTAAAATGGCCGCGTACACGCCCTGTTTCCGGCGGGAGGCGGGGAGCGCCGGACGCATCAACCGCGGCATGATCCGCATCCACCAATTTGACAAGGTGGAGCTGGTGCAGATACTGAAGCCGGAAGACTCCTTCCGGGAACTGGAAGTGCTCCGCAGCCACGCGGAATCCATCCTCCAGAAGCTGGGGCTGCACTACAGGGTGATTGAACTCTGCACGGGCGATCTGGGCTTTTCCTCCGCCAAGACGTATGACATTGAGGTATGGGCGCCGGGCCAGGGCCAGTATCTGGAAGTTTCCTCCTGTTCCTGCTTCACGGACTATCAGGCGCGCCGCATGCGCCTGCGTTACAAGGACGCGGACGGCAAAAACCAGTTCTGCCATACGCTGAACGGCTCGGGAACGGCTCTGCCGCGCCTGTATGTGGCCCTGCTGGAAACCTACCAGCAGCCGGACGGCTCCATCCGCATTCCGGAAGCGCTCGTGCCGTACTTCGGCGCGGACTGCATCCGTCCGGAACAGCCCTGA
- a CDS encoding alcohol dehydrogenase catalytic domain-containing protein: protein MQQTARVAVLTAPKTFEIREYPIPSIGDDEMLIKVEACGVCGTDGHEYNRDPFGLCPVVLGHEGTGEIVAMGKNITRDTAGNPVKLGDKIVTCIIPCGTCDACLNTPARTNLCENVGVYGLMPDDDVHLNGYFGEYMVVRKGSTFFNVSNMTLDQRILVEPAAVVVHSLERAKSTGLLKFNSVVLVQGCGPIGLLQIATLRTLGIETIIAVDGNDSRLELAREMGASRTYNFTHYADLNTLLDAVKADNGGRLADFVFQCTGVGKAGANAWKFVKRGGGLCEEGFFMDGGESVINHHFDLCNKEVTAVGSWVYSPQDYPTTFDFLKRAYGIGLPLTKLISHRFKLDEITEALETNVQMKGIKIAVICD from the coding sequence ATGCAACAAACCGCTCGCGTAGCTGTTCTGACAGCTCCCAAGACATTTGAAATCCGTGAATACCCCATTCCCTCCATCGGCGACGACGAAATGCTGATCAAGGTGGAAGCGTGCGGCGTTTGCGGTACGGACGGCCATGAATACAATCGCGACCCCTTTGGCCTCTGCCCCGTGGTGCTCGGCCATGAAGGCACCGGGGAAATCGTCGCGATGGGTAAAAATATCACCAGGGATACGGCGGGCAATCCCGTGAAACTGGGGGACAAGATCGTCACCTGCATCATCCCCTGTGGCACCTGTGATGCCTGCCTGAACACCCCGGCCCGCACCAACCTGTGCGAAAACGTGGGCGTGTACGGCCTGATGCCCGACGACGACGTTCACCTGAACGGCTACTTCGGGGAGTACATGGTGGTGCGCAAGGGTTCTACGTTCTTCAACGTTTCCAACATGACCCTGGACCAGCGCATCCTGGTGGAGCCCGCCGCCGTCGTGGTCCACTCCCTGGAACGCGCCAAGTCCACGGGGCTGCTCAAATTCAATTCCGTGGTGCTCGTCCAGGGCTGCGGCCCCATCGGCCTGCTCCAGATCGCCACGCTCCGTACGCTGGGCATTGAAACCATCATCGCCGTGGACGGCAACGATTCCCGCCTGGAACTGGCCAGGGAGATGGGCGCTTCCCGCACTTACAATTTTACCCATTACGCCGACCTGAACACCCTGCTGGACGCCGTGAAGGCGGACAACGGCGGCCGTCTGGCGGATTTCGTGTTCCAGTGCACGGGCGTCGGCAAGGCCGGGGCCAACGCCTGGAAGTTCGTGAAGCGCGGCGGCGGCCTGTGCGAGGAGGGCTTCTTCATGGACGGCGGGGAAAGCGTCATCAACCATCATTTCGACCTCTGCAACAAGGAAGTAACCGCCGTAGGCTCCTGGGTGTATTCCCCGCAGGATTACCCGACCACGTTTGACTTCCTCAAGCGCGCCTACGGAATCGGCCTGCCGCTGACCAAGCTGATTTCCCACCGCTTCAAGCTGGATGAAATCACGGAGGCTCTGGAAACCAACGTCCAGATGAAGGGCATCAAGATCGCCGTCATTTGCGACTAA
- a CDS encoding carbon-nitrogen hydrolase → MPKIALIQLSADARPAVNKEKTEAAIREAAANGAQIICTQELFTTEYFCRTEECELFDLAEPVPGELTAAHQKLAAELGVVIVASGFEKRATGLYHNTAWVIDADGAFLGMYRKMHIPQDPGFEEKFYFTPGDLGYKAFDTKFGRIGVLICWDQWYPEAARLTAMQGAEILFYPTAIGWLPEEKPLLGAQQHCAWETVQRGHAVANGCYVCAVNRVGTEGESEFWGQSFVADYYGQIVAKAPVSDETILYADLDLDALEDHRRIWPFFRDRRIDSYGGITERWGK, encoded by the coding sequence ATGCCGAAAATCGCACTCATTCAATTGTCCGCAGACGCCCGGCCCGCCGTGAACAAGGAGAAAACGGAAGCCGCCATCCGGGAGGCCGCCGCGAACGGGGCGCAGATCATCTGCACCCAGGAACTCTTCACCACGGAATACTTCTGCAGAACGGAGGAATGCGAACTGTTCGACCTGGCGGAACCGGTTCCCGGGGAATTGACGGCTGCGCATCAAAAGCTGGCGGCGGAACTGGGCGTGGTGATCGTGGCCTCCGGCTTTGAAAAGCGTGCCACCGGCCTCTACCACAACACCGCCTGGGTGATTGACGCGGACGGAGCCTTCCTGGGCATGTACCGTAAAATGCACATTCCGCAGGACCCGGGATTCGAGGAAAAATTCTACTTCACGCCCGGAGACCTGGGCTACAAGGCGTTCGACACCAAATTCGGCCGCATCGGCGTACTCATCTGCTGGGACCAGTGGTATCCGGAAGCGGCGCGCCTCACCGCCATGCAGGGGGCGGAAATACTCTTTTATCCCACGGCCATCGGCTGGCTGCCGGAAGAAAAGCCCCTGCTGGGCGCACAGCAGCACTGCGCGTGGGAAACCGTCCAGCGCGGGCATGCCGTGGCAAACGGGTGCTACGTCTGCGCCGTCAACCGCGTGGGCACGGAAGGGGAAAGCGAATTCTGGGGCCAGTCCTTTGTGGCGGACTATTACGGCCAGATCGTCGCCAAGGCTCCCGTCAGTGATGAAACCATCCTGTACGCGGATCTGGACCTGGATGCTCTGGAAGACCACCGCCGCATCTGGCCCTTCTTCCGCGACCGCCGCATCGACTCCTACGGCGGAATCACGGAACGCTGGGGAAAATAG
- a CDS encoding AAA family ATPase, translating to MEPANPSLPADDVAAIDRLGTIYKELSAELSKVIIGQQRVVELLSIALFSRGHALLMGVPGLAKTLLISSVAKTLDLSFNRIQFTPDLMPADITGTDIIQDDSAGGKRQFEFIRGPVFANIVLADEINRAPAKTQSALLEAMQERRVTVMGRTFTLLPPFFVLATQNPIEQEGTYPLPEAQLDRFMFLIEVDYPTEDEEMRIARETTGNRSEELKHILSGDEIIFYQDLVRRVPVPEHIYEYAVKLVRSTRPSLDTSPEWVKQYVAWGAGPRAVQFLILGAKTRAALQGSYIVRKEDIDAIVEPVLMHRVVTNFAAESQGITPRKAVARLAAEV from the coding sequence ATGGAACCAGCCAACCCCTCCCTGCCCGCCGACGACGTAGCCGCCATTGACCGTCTCGGCACCATTTACAAGGAACTCTCTGCGGAATTAAGCAAGGTCATCATCGGCCAGCAGCGCGTCGTGGAACTTTTGAGCATCGCCCTGTTTTCCCGGGGCCACGCGCTCCTCATGGGCGTGCCCGGACTGGCCAAGACCCTGCTGATCAGTTCCGTGGCCAAGACCCTGGACCTCAGCTTCAACCGCATCCAGTTCACCCCGGACCTGATGCCCGCGGACATCACGGGCACGGATATCATCCAGGACGATTCCGCGGGCGGAAAACGCCAGTTCGAATTTATCAGGGGCCCCGTCTTCGCCAACATCGTGCTGGCGGACGAAATCAACCGCGCCCCCGCCAAGACCCAGTCCGCCCTGCTGGAAGCCATGCAGGAGCGCCGCGTTACCGTGATGGGCCGCACCTTCACCCTGCTTCCCCCCTTCTTCGTGCTTGCCACCCAGAACCCCATTGAGCAGGAAGGCACCTATCCCCTGCCGGAAGCCCAGCTGGACCGCTTCATGTTCCTGATTGAAGTGGATTACCCCACGGAAGACGAGGAAATGCGCATCGCCCGGGAAACTACGGGCAACCGCAGCGAGGAACTGAAGCACATCCTTTCCGGGGACGAAATCATCTTTTACCAGGACCTGGTGCGGCGCGTCCCCGTGCCGGAACATATTTACGAATACGCCGTGAAGCTGGTGCGCTCCACCCGCCCCTCCCTGGACACTTCCCCGGAATGGGTGAAACAATACGTAGCCTGGGGCGCAGGCCCGCGCGCCGTGCAATTCCTGATCCTGGGCGCCAAGACGCGCGCCGCACTCCAGGGCAGCTACATCGTCCGCAAGGAGGATATCGACGCCATTGTGGAACCCGTGCTGATGCATCGCGTGGTCACGAACTTCGCCGCGGAATCCCAGGGCATCACGCCGCGCAAGGCCGTTGCCCGACTGGCCGCGGAAGTCTGA
- a CDS encoding DUF58 domain-containing protein has protein sequence MSTKYLNHDLLSRLGNLPLEARQSMAGNVSGRHRSANRGSSVEFAEYRKYVAGDDTRRLDWKAYARSDRYYIKEFEADTNLRAYIVMDLSGSMNYHPEQVESKYMRACRLAANLAYIGIRQGDAVGLSFSQQGKDSAALHIPASRRPAHLNVLISQMDTHHPRGETVLAETLHELAERVSRRALILIFSDLFTDTAELKNAMRHLHFRKHDVAVFHLVDQLEIDFDFDRPIRFVDMEGGGSLITEPDLIADEYRTIVSNYLEETRNICTDINADYRLVRTGDSLESVLTGFLMGRQKKKAGR, from the coding sequence ATGTCCACGAAGTACCTGAACCACGACCTGCTTTCCCGCCTGGGCAACCTCCCCCTGGAGGCGCGCCAGAGCATGGCGGGGAACGTGTCCGGACGCCACAGGAGCGCCAACCGCGGCTCTTCCGTGGAGTTTGCGGAATACCGCAAGTATGTGGCGGGCGACGACACGCGGCGCCTGGACTGGAAGGCCTACGCCCGCTCGGACCGGTATTACATCAAGGAGTTTGAGGCGGACACCAACCTGCGCGCCTACATCGTCATGGACCTTTCCGGCTCCATGAACTACCACCCGGAACAGGTGGAGTCCAAATACATGCGCGCATGCAGGCTGGCCGCCAACCTGGCCTACATCGGCATCCGGCAGGGGGATGCCGTTGGGCTGAGCTTTTCCCAGCAGGGGAAGGACAGCGCCGCGCTGCACATTCCCGCCTCCCGCCGCCCCGCCCACCTGAACGTGCTCATCAGCCAGATGGACACGCACCATCCCCGCGGGGAGACTGTCCTGGCGGAGACGCTGCACGAACTGGCGGAGCGCGTGAGCCGCCGCGCCCTGATCCTGATTTTCTCAGACCTGTTCACGGATACGGCCGAACTCAAAAACGCCATGCGGCACCTCCACTTCCGCAAGCACGACGTGGCCGTATTCCATCTGGTGGACCAGCTGGAAATAGATTTCGACTTCGACCGCCCCATCCGCTTCGTGGACATGGAAGGGGGCGGCTCCCTGATTACGGAACCGGACCTCATCGCGGACGAGTACCGTACCATCGTCTCCAATTATCTGGAAGAAACGAGAAACATCTGCACGGACATCAACGCGGACTACCGCCTGGTCCGCACCGGGGATTCCCTGGAATCCGTGCTGACGGGATTCCTGATGGGCCGCCAGAAGAAGAAGGCGGGGAGGTAA
- the pth gene encoding aminoacyl-tRNA hydrolase, protein MFIIPVFPTVDVTPKIIVGLGNPGKTYENTRHNAGFMVADRLAAHWGCVFKADKQRKCELAAGPGVLLVKPDTFMNESGLCVGPMMRFFKLDPRSVFVIHDEVDFPLGVIKLREKGSAGGHNGLKSLIAHMGTQEFPRLRFGIGLPRGKGEMTGHVLGKFRPEERELLDVMVAKAADAVLYTMQHGLTKAGNIFNAVQDV, encoded by the coding sequence ATGTTCATCATTCCTGTTTTTCCCACCGTGGACGTTACTCCCAAAATCATCGTGGGCCTGGGCAATCCGGGCAAGACCTATGAGAATACCCGGCACAACGCGGGGTTCATGGTTGCGGACCGCCTGGCCGCCCACTGGGGATGCGTGTTCAAGGCGGACAAACAGCGCAAGTGCGAACTGGCGGCAGGTCCCGGCGTACTGCTGGTGAAGCCGGACACGTTCATGAACGAATCGGGCCTCTGCGTAGGGCCCATGATGCGCTTCTTCAAGCTGGACCCGCGCAGCGTGTTCGTCATTCATGACGAGGTGGATTTTCCGCTGGGCGTCATCAAGCTCCGGGAGAAGGGTTCCGCGGGAGGCCACAACGGCCTCAAGTCCCTGATCGCCCACATGGGCACGCAGGAGTTTCCGCGTCTCCGTTTCGGCATCGGGCTTCCCCGCGGCAAGGGGGAAATGACGGGCCATGTCCTGGGAAAATTCCGCCCGGAGGAACGGGAGCTTCTGGACGTCATGGTGGCCAAAGCCGCGGATGCCGTCCTGTACACCATGCAGCACGGGCTGACCAAGGCGGGCAATATCTTCAATGCCGTGCAGGATGTGTAG